In one Shinella zoogloeoides genomic region, the following are encoded:
- a CDS encoding NAD(P)/FAD-dependent oxidoreductase, which translates to MAERRDVVIIGAGAAGMMCAIEAGRRGRRVLVIDHARAPGEKIRISGGGRCNFTNIHAGPKNFLSANPHFCKSALARYTPRDFLDLVERHRIPWHEKTLGQLFCDNSAKDIIAMLLAEMKAAGAELRLSTTIDAVEHDGNAFRIVTESGIVEAASLVVATGGKSIPKMGATGFAYRIAEQFGLPVVETRAGLVPLMLDPATLAAHEGLPGVAVDVIARHGKTEFREAALFTHRGLSGPAILQISSYWRDGEEISLAIRPDVDFAAVIAAARRANGRQALQTVLAEHMPKKLAQLLVTELGIDGPLAEQPGRRIDALVQRLGDWRLRPPGSEGYRTAEVTLGGVDTAALDSRSMAARAVPGLYFIGEAVDVTGWLGGYNFQWAWASGHAAGQDV; encoded by the coding sequence CGCGGGCGCCGCGTGCTCGTCATCGACCATGCCCGCGCGCCCGGTGAGAAAATCCGCATTTCCGGCGGTGGGCGCTGCAACTTCACCAATATTCATGCTGGGCCGAAGAATTTCCTCTCCGCCAATCCGCACTTCTGCAAGTCGGCGCTCGCGCGCTACACGCCGCGCGATTTCCTCGATCTCGTCGAGCGTCACCGCATCCCCTGGCATGAGAAGACGCTAGGGCAGCTCTTCTGCGACAATTCGGCGAAGGACATCATCGCCATGCTGCTGGCCGAGATGAAGGCGGCGGGCGCGGAGTTGCGGCTTTCGACGACGATCGATGCCGTCGAGCATGACGGCAATGCCTTCCGCATCGTCACGGAGAGCGGCATCGTGGAAGCCGCATCGCTCGTCGTGGCGACGGGCGGCAAGTCCATCCCGAAGATGGGCGCGACGGGTTTTGCCTATCGCATCGCCGAGCAGTTCGGCCTGCCGGTCGTCGAGACCCGCGCCGGCCTCGTGCCGCTGATGCTCGATCCCGCGACGCTGGCCGCCCATGAGGGGCTGCCGGGCGTCGCCGTCGACGTCATCGCCCGCCACGGCAAGACGGAGTTCCGGGAGGCCGCGCTCTTCACGCATCGCGGCCTCAGCGGCCCCGCCATCCTCCAGATCTCCTCCTACTGGCGGGATGGCGAGGAGATTTCCCTCGCCATCCGCCCGGATGTGGATTTTGCCGCCGTCATCGCCGCCGCCCGGCGCGCGAACGGCCGGCAGGCGTTGCAGACCGTGCTCGCCGAGCACATGCCGAAGAAGCTCGCGCAGCTCCTTGTCACCGAACTTGGCATCGACGGGCCGCTTGCCGAGCAGCCGGGGCGGCGCATCGATGCGCTGGTCCAGCGGCTCGGCGACTGGCGCCTGCGCCCGCCGGGCTCGGAAGGCTACCGCACGGCGGAAGTCACCCTCGGCGGCGTCGATACGGCCGCGCTCGATTCCCGCAGCATGGCGGCAAGGGCCGTGCCCGGGCTTTACTTTATCGGCGAGGCGGTGGACGTCACCGGCTGGCTCGGCGGCTACAATTTCCAATGGGCCTGGGCTTCGGGCCATGCGGCGGGCCAGGACGTATGA